The Gouania willdenowi chromosome 5, fGouWil2.1, whole genome shotgun sequence sequence TGTCCCaacaaagtagaaaaaaaaaaaaccaacaaggaACAAAAGGTACTCACTGGTAAGACAAAGCAGCATGGAGCTGTTAATGGAAGAAAGGAACACTGACAGGAACAAAGTCTAACAACACACACTCAGTGTTAAAGTGCTACTTAACAGGTGAAGGTAATTAGAGGGATGGGCTTCACCTGTGAGACTCCTGTGGGAAAGATAGATCTATGCTCGCTGTACTTACACACTGAAAAGACAGGGGGCGCATTACACAAGACAAGAGCCACAAAGAAAGACAGagaccaagaaaaaaaaaaaagacagttatcacaaaataaatcagaaacaagcagaaaaccaaaatattaaaaaaaaaaagtgaacacAAGGATTTGAACCTGGAACCTTTGACTTACAGGACTAAAATTAATTCAATACACCACAGAAATTAAaatttttagttacaattatgtcttcaattatccatgttcaattacaactcagttacaattacattgaccagtattttttccaattacaattaaaattacaattattttctccccctgaaagtcaattacaattatattttcaattactaaagttacattacaattaaccacaattactgagtctttcATAAATAAGTAACCTTAatgttgtgttagctttctgttagcatttcttatgaaTGATTAAGGTTCAGTTTTGACTCAtgtattaaatcagctgtaaaatacaataaaaaatatcatccatcatctaatttgtttttcatctcttggttaccttgttaggcttccttatccatgaaaatatgagtttcttttaatatttttggttggGCATctcagccttttttctgtcatatcCCTAGATTTAAACTGtatattttaaatggtaaaattatcgTGAAGAGAACTGAGACGtggtgggaaaagttgatatgaagcatattttaataattattaattacgtatgtgtaagccatggaactgtaacattgttccacaggtttgcatttaTACACAGATAGAAAGTAAATgatcttaactcaattacaattcaattacgattccaactgctaaatattttttttttcaccgctctatccaagtcattgtcgttgtgtccttgggcaaggcactttggggtatgaatgttggtggtggtcagaggggccgtaggtgcGAAagggcagccacgcttctgttcgtagcttaccaccactggtattactggtgtgaatgaataatggtttctgtaacgtgcTTTGTCTCGCTATTTATTcaagctattattattataattacatcataattgtaatttataaacaattatgtaattacaattataactgaccccaaacCTGGAACTTAAACACATCAGACTCCATTCAACCAATGTAAATATCCCCTCACTATGGATCTTCCATTACACACATCTCCTGCTGTGTTTTCCTCCCCAGAATCACAATGTGACAATTTACTgtccacacaaaaatgattcttCTCTAGCTCCAACACATTATCATTCACACCCCATTTCATCACAGTTATTAACCATATTTGTTACTTCTGAAATGCTGTCCACTTACAGAAACACTGTAAGCCTGCAGCAAATAACCTGGAATCAAACCTTCCACTTCTCAGTGTAAATGAGTGCTTCTGCCCCAATTTCAAAAACCCTCGAGAAAATACTGTgttaagtgtttgtttttttttacataaatgcaTCAGTCTTTTTGTTGATTAGTAAAACCTAAATAACGAATGATCTCGTCATTAGTGCAGTTATAgtttataatttaataaaaaaaagccacaaattGAATAGTGGGCTAAAATATGCATGTAATACTTGTAATGAAGGAATTATTTCTCTTGGAGTGACGAGCCCATGTTGAGCAGAAAGCAGACCCTGTCATCAACGACTCCTCTGGGTTTGGTGCAGATTGCAGCTCATACCATTAGGCTCAGCAGCAACAGTCTGTTTTACATGTGGACATTTGACACATCCCAGCGTGACAGCATCAGCTCTCAGCAGGGCCAATAAGACACTGCTTAGAGCCGCGTTACAGGATGAGTTCACACTCGCCGGCTGCTTAGACTGTTGAGCATTATCATTATTGTGAAGACACCCAAGAGCAGACATACATAGGCtaagaaaacaaatatctgttgGTTCTAACATAGGAGCTTCTCCACAAATGCCAGCACAGGTAAGAAACACCTCAGGTTCAGTATCTTGGTTTTTTCCTTCCTTTATCATGAGGCATTTTTAGCTTTTAGTGTGGGTGAATAAATGAGTCatgcacattttatttagacAACATTTTATAATGCATGACGTAtaaaatgatgatgatttttaaatcaaatattgCACCaatttgagcaaaaaaaaaccgCCCACCTCTATATTTCCTGGTACCAGCACTTTTTatatttaaggttaaaatgtatgtaatccaTTGGCTCATAAGAAATGGGTGAGTTTTTTTTCATAccgttgctgactattgttctctctgtttgagtaatatcacttcctttaatcctttttttatcattccacacaacaaaataggtcataaatggatatatgattcatgctgactttatatcagatcaatatcggtatcggccaatacgcaaaGTTCCAATATTGGCATTGTAAAGGAAGTGAAAAGGTTATATAAGGACACCCCTACACTACTCTACAGAACATAGATCACTGCAAACTAGGTCAGCAACAGCGACAGGAACGTtaattcaaataataaaaagagaCAATTTctgattactttaaaaaaaaaaaaacaaaaaaaacaattcacctTACTTTTTGTATTCTAGGCTAGTGTGTTCACACTGGCAAATAAAGTCTAAAGTGGACCAGGCAGGTGAATACAAGAGCGCTTGTTTTGGCCGTAATCAAagcgtttccaatcaaagtctagagcaATTCATGTCCGCTGTGAGCACAAATGCTTTGGGCTCAGAAAGTATTGGAGATGACGTACCAGGAAATGCCATGAAACAAGAAAACGACGTTCACTGAAAGTTGGAAACGGCGTGCGTGAAAATCCCGAAGAGAAATGACAAACAATGTGGCAGGACAACTAACATGCATGACAGTGGCTCAGTGACAGTGCCATGACATCATGACCGTGGtgcaaacaattaaaaaaaatagttgttctggtagctggagaggtgtcAGGGTACTTCTCGAGCACTGCCGAgatgcccttgagcaaggcactgaaccccaacactgctcccttcattgCAAAGCGACTTTGAATACCCAGAAAAGTGCATTATAAAAAACTGATGCATAAATTGATgtacaaattcaatgaatataAACTATAAATTCTAACTAATTAACTCCAATAAGTGGCTATAGTTGAAGGGATAGAGCTAGTAAATGTGAGGTGTCTACCCTTCAATTACCTCACTGTATGCATttacaaagagaaaaaacatataatCTATGCTCTGTTCTTATTCAAAAGATTATTTGTTTGTGTCACATTCTAATTAACTTGGTAATAAAGTGATCGAAGCAAATTCAGACcaagtcattctgctgaaaaacgacattatgaaatttaaaaaaaaaaaaaaaggccattgtggaaaaggacattatgaaataaaaatgtactttgtaaaaaaaaaaaaaattttatttcataaaatcttggaaaataaataaaaagtcattttttttttaaattatgacattgttaaaataatcattatgaaatatttgattataataaaataatgttttttttagatattaaagaataattaaacttatttcataataatttaccttatttaacaatttaataaccatattatatttttttctgttatttattaaagggttagggttagtttatttaattacgactcttttgggcttccatcaGCCCTTTAAACAACTTCATTATATATTACAGTATTAGTTATATGGTTGATATCTTAAAATGTGTACTGACTGTATTTTGCATCTGCCAAAACAATCTGGTAAACATAATTTGCATGGTTTGGCATTTAATTAAAACTGAACTTTTCCGTTAATCCACACCATGTATTTTTGGGGAGCTCAGACAACAATCCCTCCTTCCGCTCCTGCAGAGCCCCCCAGCCAGGAGAGAGTGAAGTCTGTCCATCTCAGACCCAGCAGTGCAGAGGCTGACATTTGATCAGATGTATAAACACGTATACATGTACAACATCACATCCATTCTTGTCTTTCAGCTTTTTAAGTGGTCGTAACAGTTCAAACGTTGTCCTGAAAGACGTAAAGCTTCAAACTCTCATGTGTGGCGGGAAGAAACTGAGTTTCCTTTTATCCATCTTTCTTTTAAGCTCATGTAAAAACATCATTAtgctaaatgacttctttaaatGAGTCATTTTGGCTCAATATAGTTAATTTTACTGATGAAGCCTTTATGGCCACTTCTTCCTAATGGTGGCAGGATGAGTATTATCATTGTTCCTCTCACTTATTTGATGGttaatgtttttgtaatttactAAAAACGTATTCTGAGGAACGACTGCATGTCTTCTACTACTGCTGTGCTATCTTTAGAGACACTTTGGTGTAGAAACACAGGTTTGTGTGATCTTAAAGTGTCTGAATGGACAAACCGGTGAGTTATGAGTTTGATTCCCTTCCCTATAGTTTGAGGATCCAGTTCCCAAGTGTATATTTTATAGCTGTGGATCATAAAAGTGTCCTGAGGATGGAAAGGGGGCTCATGAGCAAAGGTATTTTCTGAGACAAAGCGCAGTGTTATTTTCACTCGTGAATCCATTATTGTCTTGATAACTTTTCACAGACAACCATCCACTGAAACTAGCATTTAATGCAAAGACAATGGCTTGCAAAACATTTCATACCCTTTGACCTTTTTTTGTAGATCGTTGTCAACACTAAAAATCCCTATTCTTTGTTTcacactttaattttttatccacttcttgttgtattttatataaaaaaaaataaaggtttttgcTCCACAGGATGTGGATGTAGTCATCACAATTTGGGAGCTTACGCTGGGATAAACTGGGATGGTTTGCATTGCACTGGGAAGTCTTGGTTTAATACTGCCGTGCTAAAAGCTTCCAGCAGCATGGCACTGCACTGGTTAGCAAGGAAAAGAAATCCTGGCGAGGACACTTACAGTAGGTCTTTTCTTtgtggaatttgcatgttctctctggtTTCATTCCTCTATATCCAAAAACATTTATGTTAGGTTAACTGTAGTCTTTCTCGCAGGcttagggtcaattacaatcccaattacaattaggttTTTAATACACTTTGTTCTataaaaactcaattacaattagtaaCCAGCATCgttattcaattacaatgaaattccatttgtttgtgttttttttttgtttttttttggtgtgaatgtcaattacaatcacaattactaaagttcaattacaattaacaaccctgaaataaattcaatttcacTCATTATTTTGAGCCTAATAAGAGTAAATGtacaattgtatttattatgatcttcattataacattattttatatttttgaaataaaaggaaaattacTTGGGCAGCTCTCAGGTTAATGCACGctatgatatactgtatatactaggggtgtccagatctgatattgatattggaaatcggtccaatatcagccagaaaatgaatatcggattttattggactgcatcgaAATTCttcgatatatattatattacatctattgaattgtagaatactgtagatattatgttgaaggttaaaatgtatgtaaccaattggttaataataaatgggtcagtttttttcatacctactgttgctgactattgttctctgtttgagtgacatcacttgatcaatacTTAATTAAGGCTGCAacattggtatcgtatcggaagtggaaAAGTTATATCCctaattttattattgcaagATATAGTGACACAATATATTGCCGCACCTTTAGTATTTACCGTTTGATTGATTTCATTTtggaaataaagttaaaaaaaagtatatatatatatatatatatatatatatatatatatatatatatatatatatatactgtatatatatagtttgAGCTCAAGCATCCCCATAACCAGGCAAATTTTGTCTCTTTATAACTCTTTACATCACTGTGAAATACTAAAAAGATATAATTTACTTCACTCTAAGAGCTTGACACATCTTTGTTGTCTCACATTAATTTTCAAATTCTCACACAATTAAGCCCCAGAATCTCTGTCAAAGGACATTCAGAAATATACCcctaattaatttataaaataaattacaaaaacaagatttttcccaatttttcatgaattcaattgtaattcatCATGTTATTTGAATGTtcttgtcaattacaattacaacctCAATTATCTGAACACAACCACAATTCCATTACAATTATATCTATTATTTTCAATTACTTTATTTTCAAGTAATTAATGATCACTTACAtgattttaatcataattgacctAAAGCAGGGGCTGCTGGACCCTGGTCCTGGAGagctcctgtcctgcatgttgaAAACGCACTTGATTGAAATGAAATAGTTGATCACACCACATGATTTCTACGGGGGAAAAAGCAGCTTCCCGCCTTGTTCATCCAGCAGAATGAAAGTGTCACATCAGAATGCAGAGGTCATTTCTCAGGGTGGTCAGTCTGTGTGAGGGGGGCACATCTGTCAACAGGACACACACTCTAGTCTCTCAGAAGTGATCGGGCTCCTCTGAAAGCTGACAGCAAATCTAAATGTGTCACTGTCCTCTAGTcactgttaaatctaaacagtTTCGTGGCTCTCTGTTTAAGGTTTGTGAAGGGAATCAGTGTTACTCATCCTCCACTCTGATGTCTCTAATTCAACGGAACTCATTCAAATTAAAGATCTTACTTTGACTCTGGAAGACACCTGCTAATGAGCTATTCATCACTCTGGTAAGGGGGCGTGGCAGAAGTCAGAACATTCATCTGCACAGAAAGATGACCCCATGTTTTTTTCCTGCTTATAAGATCATTAGGTTCATGTGATAATAATGCCTTCTATGTTAGAACTGACTGTGCAGAGTTGATATATTATCACATTTTTTGAGTAGGACAGTCTCCTGTTTAACCAGAAAGACAGTTTTGTCACCattattagaataaaaaaatagactGGGAGTGTTGTCTTTTCCCCTAAAGGTCAAACCAAAGGCATATGAAATCCTCCTGtgtaaaaacagagagaaagctTATAGTGTAAGTCAGACATCTTATGATTTAGTTCCTGCATGCTTTGCACATTCATTAACACTGTTTGGTTCACTtctgcaaacacaaaaaaaaaagaatgattgTTGAGTAGGGATCTAGTCAGAATTAAAATAGGTTGATAACGTTGCTCTGGTGCCCAGAGTTGCTCAAACTTTGGTTTAAGCGCCACCTAGTGACTACATggtacatgtttgtttttttacaacacaaaatacactaaTTAATGGATTGTTAATGACTTTGCTGTCTCACTTTAAATCCAAGCATGGTACTGAGCTTTGTATTGTTGTGGCGATTTTGAATGAgatgagacggagtcaagttgAAGGGTTAAAGGTCAGATGTggaccggtctgggattcaaaGGTGTCTGTCCAGTGTGTGTCCAATGAATCTGTCgctgttctgtgctctcagggtttttgtatgctgctgatagtGCTCAGCATAACAATGGCAGAGTCTCTGAAAGAGACCTTGGTAATGTGATCAGTGTACGACCAGTgtttgaccagaactgaccaggagagattgtgtaatcacatatcagcatgtacagaccctttccaaaaaataacacaatttaaacgatttcaagtatttatttgtttatttttacataatttgggcttccagaccccattttttaatcacaaatttctggcgaccccagataCTTTATTTCTCTAAAACTAGTTTTTTGATCATACAGTATTAGTTTTACTGTGTTACAGAGTAGTAGGGATTAGTGCACAGAGTGAAAACATTCATCagctcagttattttttacactaCTTGTATTTGAACTGTATTTATATTACAAAAAGTGAAATAGAGTACATTTGTTTGatattgtgtggtgttttaatttgaaaaagaataaaacatatttaagctCTGGGCTTTCTACTGCTTCCTGCATGACTGTATGTCTATTTTTAGTTgtgcaaaatagaaaaataaaaatgaataaacaaaaaggtaaaaataaaaaattttgtcagtaatttatttcattatattattaatagaggcttcaggcgaccccacattgggtcgcgaccccaaggttgaaaaaaaccaaaacacagtCATTTAGTCAAAATTTGGAGCGTTACTTCATCCCCTTGCTGATCAGCTAGCGTGATATCCTTAGTATTTGTTTATTCTTTAGGTTCTCGCGTTTCATATGATATATGTATCCCCTACGTTGCATTGCTCACAGACTCTAAcagacataagcaactggcagaccgggggccacatgcggcccttggtctgATTTTATACGGCCCTCAAAGCGAAGTTTTAATTCTTGCAGTTGAAAGTTATATAACGCCCAACATAACCTACAGAactccacaaacacataaaacaatagcaaaatgcacaaaatgtcaacaaacgaacacaaaatgataaagacacactaaaacacttttaaacacaacaaacacacacaaaagaacttcaaagacacacaaaatgccaattaaattacacaaaatgaaagaaaaatacacaaaatgacaaaaaatataactaaaaaagactcaaaaaaacaaaaaagcaacagaaatttgccatattgacaagaaaatagacaaaataaattcaaaaatacacagaacgtCTAAAAACTCAAATAACACCAAGgaaacccacacaaaaggactacgaAGATAAaaccctgttttttttcttgcattaatcatttttctaaatgctttTTTATCTTaatcaaatattattattgttaaaagTAAATTGTAACATATCTTCATATCTTATCCaggtatttttaaacaattttaaacCAAGGCTTTTTGAAGCCTGTAGATCATTCTATACGATCTGAACTTATTTGTATTTCACATTAACCAAAAGTACTTTTCACTACACAGTTAACATGGCACTTGAAATAAGCTTAGTAAATCTTTAAATTAAACAcgtaatacaaataataatgattgggtttatatagcgcttttttcaaggagactcaaagatACCAATCAtgccggtggtggtaagctacattgcaGCCACACTGACAGAAGTGTGGTTGCCATTTTGCACCTATGGCCCCTCTGACCAACATCaatattcatgcacaattcatagcCATTCATAAGATGCAATGTGGGTAAAATGTCTTGCGCAAGGACACAACAATGACctagagcgggatttgaacccccaacccttctgTTATTGGGACAATGCACTCacaatttaatatatatacattaataaataacaatatagatttaatattacaaatttaataattgaatatattttcaatcagtaattattttgtaatcaattactagaccaTCAGGGGACCTTACATGGGGttagaaccccaaggttgaaaaacactggattaGACATTAAATTCCaaaagtttattaaaatatttaagtgTTAACAGTGATGAGACAGCTTTCAGGATGAGTGCCTGTAGAAGGACAACATATCGTTCAGATTCTGAGGAGGGGGCTGGTCTTGGTTcgggtcctggtcctggtctgcAGACTGACTCTGTGCTGCAGCAGGAGGTTGAGGAGGAAACTGGTAGGAATACTGGTTCGGAAACTGGGGGGGAAACCGAGGAGGGAAATGAGGAGGAACTGTGAAGTGATGAGGGGGTGGAGGAGGAAAGGTGGGGTAaaaaggaggagggggaggataATGGGGGTAGAAGGGTGGGGGTGTTGGAGAGGAGGTGCCAGGTGGAGGTGGCTGTGAGGGTGTCACAGGGTTTGGATGCAGCTGGGGGCGTAGAGGGGGAGGAGCTGCTGGAGGTTGAGGTTGAGGTTGAGGTTTTGGTTGTTCTGGTTTTGGTTGAGTTTGAGGTTCTGCTTTGTCATCAAAACTTTTCTCTGGACTTTTCCTCCACATAAACGACTGCTTCTGCTGATACTCAGTCTTCATTGGTTtccatttcttcttcttgtcttcaGCAAAATATGCAGAAGGAGGAGCAAAATCTTTGTCTCGCTCATCTCGACACCGCGTTTTCCACTCGCTGAACATAAACTCTGAGGAAGAACACAGGTGACATGATGGAGGTCAAAGCTGAGCTCTCATAGAAACCTAATGTGCTAATGAACATGTTTTTTATCtagaacaaatttaaaaaaactaaataaaaagaatacgTTTTTCCTTTCCTATCATCAGACGTACCTTTGCCTCTGTCCCATTCCCTGACGTGAGGTACTCCTGGTTTGGTATCCTTCCTCTCCTGGATCTCCACCTCTACCTTCTTCAGGATGCTGACCTCAGCACATTCCTCTGGAAGAGGGGAGAGTCCACTGGGTTCAGTGTCTTCTTCCTCTTTAACTTCTGTAACACAAAGTCCACAACCATTCAGCAGCCATTGACTTGCTCCTACTTAAGAAAGACAGTGATAGATCTATAGCTGATAGATCTATagctgatatatacagtatatatatatgaaataaaaggaaagagaCTAACCTtggttttcttcttctctctcttctGTTTCAGTGCCATCGAGCTTGGCCTTTTTCAGCTTGCGCTGCCTCACCTTAGCCAGTCGAGCTTGCAGGATGGCCTGCCTCTTCTCCTTCAACCGTTCTCTCTTAGTGCGCTGATCTGTCGTCTGCAAGACAGGGACAAAGAAGTGGGATCAAAATAGGAACTTCatactttttttcttccactcatttaaagtaaaagaagtggaacattttaaattattccaaCAAAGCACCAAAGACTGCCAGCTTATTTCCGTTATCTGCTTTGAAAAATGTCTCAAACAATAAAGGCATAGATAATGTGCAGCTTGCCTGGTCTCTGAGCATGTCCAGAGTGGCTCTCTGTTTATTCCTCTGCTCCCTGTCCTGTGAGAAAGCGAAGTAGCCCACGCCCAGCTCTCGAGCCTCTGCAGACAAAAACCTTCTTCAACACCATGTGGCTGATGGGGCCGAGGACAGCGTTCACACCGAGGCTTACCGTGCTCTCTGATGTCCTCATAATGAACTGGTCCAACAGGCCTCTTCAtcgcctcctcttcctccctctcCCACTCCTGTCTCTGCATGTCCCGCCGCATGTCATCAGACAGCAAAGTCTTCTCAGTCGAGACATTTCTGTTTGGAACAGacataaaaaacatttgagTTTCTTAAATTACACCAACATTATGTAGATCAATGATTCCAAACCAGTATAGGTGTCCACCTCAGTgtcaaggtgtgtgtgtgtgtgcaccctaggaccaaaagtcatatctcaatatttttttttctcaaaataacaatatatgatataaatcttgatcattttatttcaaatgaaatcttaccagaaagacaattctgggttaaattaaatgatccaaatgccacacaggcacatttattaacaaacagctgcacaatatgtgccactttgtttttttctcctacaagggacagcacgtgtgagtgagttctgtagtgtggcttgtttagatgaaggtctgggttaggacgcactcagaaattcatcaaactgtgctttttgtGCTGTTCTGAGTAGTAGTggaagcagcgactcctaaaacaagtattttaaaacaaaataagctataaaaatatgtatattgatAAAGACAATAGTAATTTTTCATATTCCAAAATTAGAAAACTTAATGTATcttgaatttcaatttttttgcccagctctaatgCACCCAATAAGATTTCTACCAAGTCAAAGATGAACTGTGCAATGCTGCATCGCAAGATAAAACCAAATTTCTAAAATGACAGTAATAGATGTTTAAATAGTTCCAGATTTGGTTGGGACTGGGACCCATTTAACCAACGCTTGTAGgcttttacatgttcaaaaacttCTGTTTGCCCTTTACGAGCAGATGGCAgtgatattatttttttttttactattgggctgtttatttaataataacagtaagGACTTTGCTTTTTTTGATTGCAGTCTTTGCTTGATTATCTGATACACAATTAGAAACAAATCACATGACACTAAACCAGGAGAAGGCTCACCCTTTTCCTTTAAACTCCTGGTCCATCTTCTGGTAATCCTGAAGATCTTTTTTCATGCAGCGTCGAGATCGTCCCAAAGCATCCACATAGTCCACCCTACAGAGGAGGGACAAATTAGAATGCTTTAActgaataaacaaatacatgtatGTAGAGAGTATGAGCATTAAAATCCTTACTTAGCGCTACACTA is a genomic window containing:
- the ccdc174 gene encoding coiled-coil domain-containing protein 174 produces the protein MDKKKPFNVTASSLVDLKAELYRKQEKFKQEKLGQESGGFRVKSDVKKPNIWIKQNAGVSARAAKDTEQLQEEQTNLITSKRRLEEKAKLYEQMTKGDFPDEETEGLYLVDFTQKILNNRREAVSHREAEPEDEDSDRLSPPPPPQNPDEEWVDYVDALGRSRRCMKKDLQDYQKMDQEFKGKGNVSTEKTLLSDDMRRDMQRQEWEREEEEAMKRPVGPVHYEDIREHEARELGVGYFAFSQDREQRNKQRATLDMLRDQTTDQRTKRERLKEKRQAILQARLAKVRQRKLKKAKLDGTETEEREEENQEVKEEEDTEPSGLSPLPEECAEVSILKKVEVEIQERKDTKPGVPHVREWDRGKEFMFSEWKTRCRDERDKDFAPPSAYFAEDKKKKWKPMKTEYQQKQSFMWRKSPEKSFDDKAEPQTQPKPEQPKPQPQPQPPAAPPPLRPQLHPNPVTPSQPPPPGTSSPTPPPFYPHYPPPPPFYPTFPPPPPHHFTVPPHFPPRFPPQFPNQYSYQFPPQPPAAAQSQSADQDQDPNQDQPPPQNLNDMLSFYRHSS